From one Pseudomonas sp. S35 genomic stretch:
- a CDS encoding exodeoxyribonuclease VII small subunit, translating into MARKKVALDFEQSLADLQTLVERLENGELSLEDSLTAFEQGIGLTRDCQSALAQAEQKVQVLLERDGELAEEPFDAEQPE; encoded by the coding sequence ATGGCCCGCAAAAAAGTTGCACTCGATTTCGAACAATCCCTCGCCGACCTGCAAACCCTGGTCGAGCGTCTGGAGAACGGCGAGTTGTCGCTGGAAGACTCGTTGACGGCGTTTGAGCAAGGCATAGGCCTGACTCGCGACTGCCAGAGCGCACTCGCGCAGGCGGAGCAGAAGGTGCAGGTATTGCTGGAGCGTGACGGGGAGTTGGCCGAAGAACCTTTCGATGCGGAACAGCCCGAATGA
- a CDS encoding NAD(P)H-dependent oxidoreductase, with amino-acid sequence MIQRILVILGHPSSTGFCSALADTYLHAATTAGHEVRFLHLGALSFDPVLRHGYTQTQPLEPDLLSAQSDILWATHLTFVFPIWWGGIPALMKGFIDRIFLPGFAFKYRAGKAFPDKLLAGRTAHLLVTLDTPPWYYRWLYRMPGVHQMRKTTLAFCGIKSIKTLLFGPVLGSTPAQRSKWLKQAGGLVEKGRFNVHRQSRATVGHDHQGDSSL; translated from the coding sequence ATGATTCAACGCATCCTGGTTATCCTCGGCCATCCTTCCAGCACCGGTTTCTGTTCAGCCCTCGCAGACACTTACCTACACGCCGCGACAACCGCCGGCCATGAGGTGCGCTTCTTGCACTTGGGTGCCCTGAGTTTCGATCCCGTCCTTCGCCACGGCTATACCCAAACGCAACCGCTGGAACCCGACCTGCTCAGCGCACAGTCCGACATTCTCTGGGCGACTCACCTGACATTCGTTTTCCCGATCTGGTGGGGCGGCATTCCGGCGTTGATGAAGGGCTTCATCGACCGTATTTTTCTACCCGGTTTTGCCTTCAAATACCGTGCGGGCAAGGCATTCCCCGACAAGTTGCTCGCAGGCCGGACGGCGCATTTGTTAGTGACCCTGGACACGCCGCCATGGTATTACCGCTGGTTATATCGCATGCCTGGCGTGCATCAGATGCGTAAGACCACACTGGCATTCTGTGGCATCAAGTCGATCAAGACGTTGCTGTTTGGGCCAGTGTTGGGGTCTACGCCAGCGCAGCGCAGCAAGTGGCTTAAGCAAGCCGGCGGATTAGTTGAAAAAGGGCGCTTTAATGTACATCGGCAAAGCCGCGCAACAGTCGGGCACGACCATCAAGGCGATTCGTCACTATGA
- a CDS encoding MerR family transcriptional regulator: MYIGKAAQQSGTTIKAIRHYEAIGLLPAPQRQGQYRVYSEQSVELLMFIKCAQQLGFKLKELQEIMQGHQGGALPWEKAGQVIANKKQQITAQMTALQNMQAGLLEFEAQLTHAQGRCAQTKTMLIRTDDEPIRTHNHLNTAGE, from the coding sequence ATGTACATCGGCAAAGCCGCGCAACAGTCGGGCACGACCATCAAGGCGATTCGTCACTATGAAGCGATTGGGCTGCTGCCGGCACCGCAACGTCAGGGCCAGTATCGGGTTTATTCGGAGCAGAGCGTTGAGTTGCTGATGTTTATCAAGTGCGCGCAGCAGTTGGGCTTCAAGCTCAAGGAATTGCAGGAAATTATGCAGGGTCACCAAGGTGGTGCGCTGCCTTGGGAAAAGGCAGGCCAGGTCATTGCAAACAAAAAGCAACAAATCACCGCACAAATGACTGCGCTACAGAACATGCAAGCGGGACTGCTTGAGTTCGAAGCCCAGCTCACACACGCCCAAGGGCGATGCGCTCAAACCAAAACGATGCTCATCCGCACGGACGATGAGCCGATCAGGACGCACAATCACCTCAATACAGCGGGCGAGTGA